The following nucleotide sequence is from Thermodesulfobacteriota bacterium.
GTACTTCGGATAGTACATTATCTTCTATGTGTTTGACAATAGTTACTGCGGCCTTGCTATAAGAAAATTTTACAGCTATTTGCCGGCCTCTTTCTATCAATTTTTTTTTGGCCGCATTATCGCATAGATATTTTTTTACCAACGACCTTAGCTCGTCCGGGGAGCGGTAAACAGGTATAGAATCTTCGAATATATCTTCCATCCCGGTGACGTAGTCTGAAATAACCAGACTGCCGCTGGCCAGCACATCCAGGATGCGTGGATTTATGAAGCCTTCACGGCGCATGTCTTCATGATGGTCATTTACCACTATCTTTGCGGCCGCATACAGTTTATTAATATCCTGGTTTGCATAATAGCTGCCGGCCAGCCACTTATCAGGGATAAGACCATTCCAGCCTGTTCCCCAGACCTTGATATGGTAAGGACTATCGGCAAGCTCTTGAATGGCCCGCCTGGCGCCGTCGCGGCGTGCGTTGCCGACAAAGACGATGTCATATATCTTAGGACATTGGATAGGCCGGGCTCGGGTGGGGATCATCAACCATTCCGCCTCAAACCCCATTTGTTTTAATTTGCCTATAAAAGGTCTGGAGACGCAATATATTTTGTGGTATTGAGAAAGAATTTGGGGAGTGATCCAGTCGGGATGGCTGTGGTGCCAGAGGATTTTATGGGTGCCCTCCGGTAAGGATTCAAGAGGTTTTCCGAAGAGGTGCAGTAACACCCCTGGGATCGTCCGGGTTAAAGGATAATTTAATTTTTTGAATTCGCCGGTCAGATACTCCTTTAACCAGTAATCGCCCCATAACGGTCTTCGCTCCACGACGGGGTCAGAATCCGAGTAGGCTACGATATGGAGAGGCGGAAGGAGTGGTTTTTCCTTCTTCATAAGGGTATCCGTTCGAACGTGTGAACGTTTAGTGCGGCGTTTGTACTCGGTATAAGATAAGAATCTGATAAGTTTTTGTACCTTATGGTATAAGTCTTTGTCAAGAAATAGGGTTATGCGACAGGAAATTCCATGTAAAGAAGAGGCCCGGGTCACCTTCCCTGATACCGGATTCCTGAAGATCTGTGAACTCTCTACGGCTGCTGTCATTCAGGGCGTATGTTTTCCTACGGGCACCGTAATAGGTTTTCACGAAGACGGTTTCCTATGGCGTTGTCTTCTATCGGAAGACACTGTAGTTCATGGCGTTCCCTGTCAGGGGGGAGCGGAAGTGGAATTCCACAGAAACGGGCAACTCCACGTGTGCCGGCTGTCAAAAGATTTCCGGTTTGGCGATATCCCCTGCCAGGCCGGGGCGTTGACCATTTTCCATGAAAATGGGTGCTTGTTTCGGGCCGAACTTTCTGAAAAAATCAGCATCCAGGGCATCCAACTCAACCCTGGAACCGATATCTGCTTTTTTGCCGACGGCAGGCTGTCGGCCTGCGATCTTTCCGGGGATACGGTTATTCAGGATATTCCGTGTCAGGCCCGGAGCCGGGTATGGTTTTATGAAGACGGCGAATTTTCTGCCGGGACCCTGGCCAGGGACTATATTATTCGGGATATTCCCTGCCGGGCCGGCTCACTCATCTGGTTCCATAGTAATGGTAAATTGGCGGGCGGCGCTCTCTCCCGGGAGGTAGATATCCAGGGTGTTCCATTATCTGCCGGAACGCCGGTCAAATTTGATGAGAACGGCATTTTAATTCCCTGAGATTACAGGACGATGAACGATATGTCTGTCCATGTCCCCTGTAATGCCCGATCACGAGTTAATTTTATAAATGGGAACGGGATTGCCGGTTGTGATCTCTCACAGGACACGGCAGTGCAGGGTATTTTCTGTCGTGCCGGCACAAAGATCGAATTTTACAAAAACGGCTGGTTGTGGCGCTGCGAACCTGATGCAGATATCAGCCTTGACGGGGTGCCCATCAGGGGCGGTGCAAGGGCCGAGCTTCAAGAAGATGGCCGGCTGTGGCGGGGCAGACTGGCTCAGGAGGCAACCGTGCAGGATATTTTGTGCCGCGGCGGCAGTGATATAGAATTCTGGATGAGCGGACGCCTGAGAAGATGTGTTCTGGCGTGCGATACACTGATCCAGGGCATTTTCTGCCGTGCCGGGACGGAAGTGGAGATGAGGGAAGACGGCGCGCTGGTTTACGGCGAACTTTCAGGGCCGGCGCTGATTCAGGACATCCCCTTCGAGGCCGGAACACGGATATTATTCCATGATAATGGGCGCCTCGCAGGTTGTTATATGGTACGGGACAAAACTATCCGGGATGTTCCCTGCCGTGCGGATAACTGGATATGGTTTTATGACAATGGCAGCCTTTCCGCTTGTGTCTTAGCCGGTGATGCCGCTATCCACAGTGTTTCATGCCGAATGGATACCAGGGTAAATTTACACGACAATGGAAACCTGCTCAGGTGTTATCTATCCGGTGATCAGGTAATTCAATGCGTTCCGGCCCGGGCTGCCACGTTTGTACTTTTCCACAAAAACGGGCGCCTTTCAGCCTGTGAATTGGCCTTGGATACGGAGTTCCAGGGGATTCCCTGTAAGAGCCGGGCCTGGGTAGGATTTCACGATAACGGCCGCTTAAAGCGATGTTATCTGGCTAAAGATACGCTTTCTCAGGGGGCGTTACTCAAAGCCGGGGCGTGGGTCTCATTTTACCCCGATGATACGCTGGAACATGCATAGCGAGCGCATTCCCTGCTGCTTGCAGCGGGGTTAGCAAGCGAATACGATGCATTTTACCTTACATACGGAGATTCCCCGCAGCTTGCTGCGGGGAGCTTCAATCCTATAAGTATGACCTTTGTTAGTTAGTGTTCACCCGGAAACTACCGTTTCCGTCTTCACGCTTTCAGCCATCAGCGATTAGCTGTCAGCAAAAAATTAATATAAACAACAGATTAAGCTGAATGCTGATAGCTGACCGCTGATGGCTCCATCTGTGTTTATGGGAGACATTATAAATCATATTACAGCAAAAGAGAGTTGTAATTTTATTATCTATTGCCCTATACTAAATAATATGGATTAGAGGCAAAGGCGATCCCGCTGTGGGATCGCCTTTCGGGCCACAACCCGATGACGGTTTAGATCAGTTTTCAATAAGATTAAGAAAGGAGGAATATCTATGTTTAAGAAAATATTAACAACTTCAGATTCAGTAGATGTTTGTGACGCCCCTTCAGCAGTGGCAGCTCATCTGGCGAAGCAGGAAGGGGCCGGGCTTTGTCTTATGCATGTGCTCGAGTCTTCTGACCTGATACGCAGGCAATGGGTAAAGGATTTTAGAACGGGTGAGGATGTGGCGGTTACCGCAGAGTATATAGACGTGGTAAAGGGGATGATAAAGAAGAAATGCGCTGAGTCGCTGATCGGCTGTAAGGACTATGTTATTGAAGTAAGGCCGGGGTTCCCATGGCTGGAAATCTTAAGAATGGCCAGGGCCACCAGGGCCGACCTTATGGTGCTTGGGCCCCACAGAGGTAAGGCTGAGGAGAAAGGCGTGGTGCGCATGCGGACTGTGGAGGGGTTGGGCAGTACCGTAGAAGCAGTCATTATGCGGGCTCACTGCCCGGTGATGATCGTGAGCCGTGATGTACCTAAAGAAAAATTGGCCTTTAAAAGGATTCTGTTCGGTACGGATTTTTCGGAGACATGTCAATATGCCTTTGAGTTATCTTTGAAGGCAGCGCAAAAATATAATTCCAGGCTGCACATCCTGCATGTCTTGAGGATTCCGCGCGGAGAACGGGTGGCATACACCCCGGCGCAGATAGAAAGGGAAATTGCCGGGGTAAAAGAAAAAGTGCAGAAGGTGTATGCCAAGCAGATAAAAGGGATTGATTATGCCTGTGATGTCTTAGAGGGAGAACCTTCTGCAGAGATTCTAAAATACGCTACTTCAAACCAGATCGACCTTATCGTCGTCGGTTCCCATGTCAGAGAACAGGCGGAGAGGTGGTACGTGGGAAGTGTGGTGGAAAAGTTGGGATCGGAATCTTATTGTCCATTGATTACCGTTACCAGACCGGAAGCCTTGTTAAAGCTTGAAGAATAAAGAAAAATAGTAACAATTTAGCGCTCTTAAAAATGCGCTAAATCTCATTGCAAAATGTAAAATTTCGGGCAAAAACCATCAACATTTTGAATTTTGCACTTTGAATCTTGCATTTTGAATTGAAGTTTAGCCGGTTTTTCAAAAGGCTAAACTGATACGAAAAATAATGTTTCTCGAAAAACGTCCGATAAGAACGTAAACGTCCATATAACCCTCGAAAGGGGTCATCGCTGCCTCCCGGTGGTGGCCCCCGAACTTTTTCTATGTCCCCTTTCGGCTTTTGAAAATGTTATGGAGTTGCCAATGTAAAGGCAGCGTATTGGACTATCTAAGTTGCGAAAGACCTTGCGTAGCTTTCAAGACCTGATGCAAGGCAACGTACAGATGTTACTTGTGACGTGAACCCAAAATTTCAAGAAAAGATGCGGTATTTTTGCCGGATCGGATAGAGACCAGGTGGTTACGGAAGACAAGATACTTTTTCCTCATCGGGCGTTAATGGTCGAGGGTGACCTCAAGGAATGTTTTTATTGCGGCTCCTGCCGTCACGACCTCAAGGTATGCCCTTCGAAAAATCTTCAACTATCTTCCAGGGTCTTCACCCGGTTCGGCCATCTCTCTATCGAGCATATAACTAATTGCTTTGCCGGGGCCTTTAGCAATCCAGAACAGCACAATGAAGGTGTAGCCAATCTTAAGGCAAGCGATGTTCAGGCTATATATGGTCAAAATGAAGTATTGGCAGCTTACCAT
It contains:
- a CDS encoding universal stress protein, with the translated sequence MFKKILTTSDSVDVCDAPSAVAAHLAKQEGAGLCLMHVLESSDLIRRQWVKDFRTGEDVAVTAEYIDVVKGMIKKKCAESLIGCKDYVIEVRPGFPWLEILRMARATRADLMVLGPHRGKAEEKGVVRMRTVEGLGSTVEAVIMRAHCPVMIVSRDVPKEKLAFKRILFGTDFSETCQYAFELSLKAAQKYNSRLHILHVLRIPRGERVAYTPAQIEREIAGVKEKVQKVYAKQIKGIDYACDVLEGEPSAEILKYATSNQIDLIVVGSHVREQAERWYVGSVVEKLGSESYCPLITVTRPEALLKLEE
- a CDS encoding glycosyltransferase; the protein is MKKEKPLLPPLHIVAYSDSDPVVERRPLWGDYWLKEYLTGEFKKLNYPLTRTIPGVLLHLFGKPLESLPEGTHKILWHHSHPDWITPQILSQYHKIYCVSRPFIGKLKQMGFEAEWLMIPTRARPIQCPKIYDIVFVGNARRDGARRAIQELADSPYHIKVWGTGWNGLIPDKWLAGSYYANQDINKLYAAAKIVVNDHHEDMRREGFINPRILDVLASGSLVISDYVTGMEDIFEDSIPVYRSPDELRSLVKKYLCDNAAKKKLIERGRQIAVKFSYSKAAVTIVKHIEDNVLSEVRRMRVKGS